The following are encoded in a window of Vigna unguiculata cultivar IT97K-499-35 chromosome 8, ASM411807v1, whole genome shotgun sequence genomic DNA:
- the LOC114193553 gene encoding beta carbonic anhydrase 5, chloroplastic-like isoform X1: protein MVWPIRSRISSLLSANSPLVASHVYESWWFSRFSGPPTSSLTRPWPKFMDWIQMDRCRTAASLPSIEEKQTEDPGYCVRLDGENKGLDKGNMSETDDYQNLFGLMKQRFMSFKNQKYIKELEHFQALAEAQSPKFMVIACADSRVCPSNILGFQPGDAFMIRNIANLVPPMKSGPSECNAALQFAVTTLQVENILVIGHSSCAGIETLMNMQDDTKSRNFVHKWVANGELAKLKTTAATAHLSFDQQCRFCEKESINQSLLNLLSYPWIEDRVRRELLSLHGGYYNFNNCSFEKWTLDFERCNVKEEGSSYVVKEQDFWC from the exons ATGGTTTGGCCAATTA GGTCCAGAATAAGTTCACTTCTCTCTGCAAATTCACCTTTAGTGGCTTCACACGTCTATGAATCATGGTGGTTCTCACGCTTTTCGGGTCCACCCACCTCCTCCTTAACAAGGCCTTGGCCAAAATTT ATGGATTGGATTCAGATGGATCGTTGCCGTACAGCAGCATCATTGCCTTCGATCGA GGAGAAACAAACAGAGGATCCTGGTTATTGTGTCAGACTCGATGGAGAAAACAAAGGTCTTGATAAAGGGAATATGTCTGAAACTGATGACTATCAGAATTTGTTTGGTTTAATGAAACAGAGGTTTATGAGTTTCAAGAACCAGAAATACAT TAAAGAGTTGGAGCATTTTCAAGCTCTTGCTGAAGCTCAATCTCCAAAG TTTATGGTAATTGCTTGTGCAGACTCTAGGGTATGCCCCTCTAACATATTAGGATTCCAACCTGGAGATGCCTTTATGATACGTAACATTGCCAATCTTGTACCTCCCATGAAG AGTGGACCATCAGAATGTAATGCTGCACTTCAGTTTGCAGTAACTACTCTTCAG GTTGAGAATATATTAGTCATTGGTCATAGTAGCTGTGCTGGAATTGAAACTTTGATGAATATGCAGGATGATACAAAATCAAG AAACTTCGTACACAAGTGGGTTGCCAATGGAGAACTTGCCAAACTGAAGACAACAGCAGCCACAGCACATCTTAGCTTTGATCAGCAATGCAGATTCTGTGAGAAG GAATCTATTAACCAATCATTACTGAACTTGCTGAGTTATCCTTGGATAGAAGATAGAGTGAGAAGAGAGTTGCTTTCTCTTCATGGAGGATACTATAATTTCAACAATTGCTCTTTTGAGAAATGGACCCTTGATTTTGAAAGATGCAATGTTAAAGAAGAAGGGAGCAGTTATGTTGTTAAAGAACAAGATTTCTGGTGCTGA
- the LOC114193553 gene encoding beta carbonic anhydrase 5, chloroplastic-like isoform X2, with amino-acid sequence MDWIQMDRCRTAASLPSIEEKQTEDPGYCVRLDGENKGLDKGNMSETDDYQNLFGLMKQRFMSFKNQKYIKELEHFQALAEAQSPKFMVIACADSRVCPSNILGFQPGDAFMIRNIANLVPPMKSGPSECNAALQFAVTTLQVENILVIGHSSCAGIETLMNMQDDTKSRNFVHKWVANGELAKLKTTAATAHLSFDQQCRFCEKESINQSLLNLLSYPWIEDRVRRELLSLHGGYYNFNNCSFEKWTLDFERCNVKEEGSSYVVKEQDFWC; translated from the exons ATGGATTGGATTCAGATGGATCGTTGCCGTACAGCAGCATCATTGCCTTCGATCGA GGAGAAACAAACAGAGGATCCTGGTTATTGTGTCAGACTCGATGGAGAAAACAAAGGTCTTGATAAAGGGAATATGTCTGAAACTGATGACTATCAGAATTTGTTTGGTTTAATGAAACAGAGGTTTATGAGTTTCAAGAACCAGAAATACAT TAAAGAGTTGGAGCATTTTCAAGCTCTTGCTGAAGCTCAATCTCCAAAG TTTATGGTAATTGCTTGTGCAGACTCTAGGGTATGCCCCTCTAACATATTAGGATTCCAACCTGGAGATGCCTTTATGATACGTAACATTGCCAATCTTGTACCTCCCATGAAG AGTGGACCATCAGAATGTAATGCTGCACTTCAGTTTGCAGTAACTACTCTTCAG GTTGAGAATATATTAGTCATTGGTCATAGTAGCTGTGCTGGAATTGAAACTTTGATGAATATGCAGGATGATACAAAATCAAG AAACTTCGTACACAAGTGGGTTGCCAATGGAGAACTTGCCAAACTGAAGACAACAGCAGCCACAGCACATCTTAGCTTTGATCAGCAATGCAGATTCTGTGAGAAG GAATCTATTAACCAATCATTACTGAACTTGCTGAGTTATCCTTGGATAGAAGATAGAGTGAGAAGAGAGTTGCTTTCTCTTCATGGAGGATACTATAATTTCAACAATTGCTCTTTTGAGAAATGGACCCTTGATTTTGAAAGATGCAATGTTAAAGAAGAAGGGAGCAGTTATGTTGTTAAAGAACAAGATTTCTGGTGCTGA
- the LOC114195607 gene encoding transcription factor bHLH30-like has product MLPFRRFYGFQSWLDHDSTHVPNSMIKRAVEFDGARSKAERKSTEACKSHREAERRRRQRINSHLSTLRSLLPNAAKSDKASLLAEVVEHVKRLRKQADEVACGDGGEPGLVPSEAWPLPGDCDEATVSWCEGEANRVKATVCCEDRAGLNRDVTRAIRSVRAKPVRAEMMTVGGRTKSVVVVEWGEEEVEVGALERALKAVVENRALVGLGMGPVVLGQKRGRDCCGSPSSC; this is encoded by the exons ATGCTTCCCTTTCGGAGATTCTACGGGTTCCAGAGTTGGCTAGACCACGACTCTACGCACGTTCCCAACTCGATGATTAAAAGGGCAGTGGAGTTCGACGGCGCCAGATCAAAAGCGGAACGTAAATCAACGGAAGCGTGCAAGAGTCACAGGGAAGCCGAGAGGAGACGCAGACAGAGAATCAACTCTCACCTCTCCACCTTACGTTCGCTCCTTCCTAACGCCGCCAAG TCGGATAAAGCGTCATTGCTGGCGGAAGTTGTTGAGCACGTGAAACGGTTAAGGAAGCAGGCCGATGAAGTGGCGTGCGGGGACGGCGGCGAACCGGGTTTGGTTCCGTCTGAGGCGTGGCCGCTTCCCGGGGATTGCGACGAGGCGACGGTGAGTTGGTGCGAGGGGGAGGCGAATAGGGTGAAGGCGACGGTGTGCTGTGAGGACCGGGCCGGTCTGAACCGAGACGTGACACGGGCAATCCGGTCGGTTCGGGCAAAGCCGGTTCGCGCGGAAATGATGACGGTTGGGGGAAGGACGAAgagtgtggtggtggtggagtgGGGTGAAGAGGAGGTGGAGGTTGGGGCGCTGGAACGGGCTTTGAAGGCCGTGGTGGAGAATCGGGCTTTGGTGGGCTTAGGAATGGGCCCTGTTGTTTTGGGCCAGAAACGGGGTAGAGATTGTTGCGGTTCGCCTAGTTCTTGTTGA
- the LOC114195643 gene encoding J protein JJJ2: MNNATRNEAERLLGIAEKLLQNRDLMGSREFAILAQETEPLLEGSDQILAIVDVLLAADKRVNNHPDWYAILQVDRRSDDLDLIKKQYRRLALLLHPDKSRFAYADHAFKLVADAWALFADPVKKAVYDKELSFYSRVDLSVPGWVQQEKLSVRRPGPGPGPEPGPSTRNSASARDQIHADESSRRRNSTFWTACPYCYRLYEYPRVYEGNCLRCQNCDRSFHGVAVPTLPPLVPGQDAYYCCWGFFPMGFVMGNFGSPEKEAEVTVPAPQPPPPPPPASQPASSLPNWMPVPANNGAQATPVPARVTRSAATVAARAPNGTGPKKRGRPRKYPLQS; this comes from the coding sequence ATGAACAACGCGACACGCAACGAAGCGGAGCGTCTCCTTGGGATCGCGGAGAAGCTTCTCCAGAACCGTGATTTGATGGGTTCGCGCGAGTTCGCCATTCTCGCGCAGGAAACTGAGCCTCTTCTCGAAGGTTCCGACCAGATCCTCGCCATCGTCGACGTGCTCCTCGCCGCCGACAAGCGCGTCAACAACCACCCAGACTGGTACGCCATCCTTCAGGTCGATCGGCGGTCCGACGACCTTGACCTCATAAAGAAACAGTACCGCCGCCTTGCGCTCCTCCTCCACCCCGACAAGTCCCGCTTCGCCTACGCTGACCACGCCTTCAAGCTCGTCGCCGACGCGTGGGCTCTATTTGCCGATCCCGTGAAGAAGGCAGTGTACGACAAAGAGCTCTCGTTCTACTCCCGCGTCGATTTGTCTGTCCCCGGATGGGTCCAGCAGGAAAAGCTCTCAGTCCGCAGGCCTGGGCCTGGGCCTGGGCCCGAACCCGGACCAAGCACCCGCAACAGTGCCTCGGCCCGCGACCAGATTCACGCTGATGAAAGTTCTCGCAGGAGAAACTCAACATTCTGGACCGCGTGTCCCTACTGTTACCGTTTGTATGAATACCCTAGGGTTTACGAGGGTAATTGTCTACGGTGCCAGAATTGCGATAGATCCTTCCATGGCGTGGCGGTTCCGACGCTGCCGCCGCTGGTCCCCGGCCAGGACGCGTATTATTGCTGCTGGGGCTTCTTCCCCATGGGATTTGTAATGGGTAACTTTGGTTCTCCGGAGAAAGAGGCGGAGGTGACAGTGCCTGCACCGCAACCCCCTCCTCCGCCTCCGCCCGCGTCTCAACCGGCTTCTTCTCTGCCGAATTGGATGCCCGTACCGGCGAATAACGGTGCGCAGGCGACGCCGGTGCCAGCGAGGGTGACTAGGTCGGCGGCGACGGTGGCCGCGAGAGCGCCGAACGGGACTGGGCCGAAGAAGAGGGGGAGACCAAGGAAGTATCCGTTGCAGTCGTGA